In Helianthus annuus cultivar XRQ/B chromosome 9, HanXRQr2.0-SUNRISE, whole genome shotgun sequence, the following are encoded in one genomic region:
- the LOC110879345 gene encoding UPF0481 protein At3g47200-like produces MNNELPKWNYVQGASIYKVPDRLRSVEPKAYQPNIVSIGPYHHGVPHLQAMENTKSSYFHGFFNTSKPDQPNKNAILKELKQMEQQVRSCYSDDVEFNSEQFLNMMFVDSCFIIQLLRETREIDFSKKSVPIQRWMLPVLQRDLIMLENQLPMFVLNKVYDLTSSSTTCEATENLGLKELALQYFEPMIYKDLDTPKNGALAVEGEGRSHLLELFRASICPTEVSQNKFLVKEQHMFRSVSELKESGVKVKKAENCQPLDVSFKRGILKIAPVNMDDYRFTLFRNMVAFEQCHFGCKPHVTAYVFFLDRLINSGEDIGLLHYSGVLQHTLGGNKNAAKLVNNLCKEVAGAADDSYLRDVLWKINCYCNDGWHQKRAKLKHEYFYNVWVSVATIAAIRVIYLTILQTVWELGDDGNRTHMLRTGFWRSMADAFAIPFGVSKPSEDTPLPVKNEAQILDWFFSYKACDDRNFFFMCC; encoded by the coding sequence ATGAATAATGAGCTTCCAAAATGGAACTACGTTCAGGGTGCTTCCATCTACAAAGTTCCAGACCGTTTACGATCAGTCGAACCCAAAGCTTATCAGCCCAATATTGTCTCAATCGGTCCTTACCATCATGGAGTGCCTCATTTACAAGCCATGGAGAACACAAAAAGTAGCTACTTTCATGGCTTCTTCAATACAAGCAAGCCCGATCAACCTAACAAGAATGCAATTCTCAAGGAACTGAAGCAGATGGAACAACAGGTGCGTAGTTGCTACTCTGATGATGTGGAGTTTAATAGTGAGCAGTTCCTAAACATGATGTTTGTCGATAGCTGTTTTATCATACAGCTTCTAAGAGAAACCAGGGAGATTGATTTCAGTAAGAAGTCAGTGCCCATACAGAGATGGATGTTACCCGTTCTCCAGCGTGATCTCATCATGCTTGAAAATCAGCTCCCTATGTTTGTTTTAAACAAAGTGTACGACTTAACAAGCAGCTCTACTACTTGTGAAGCCACAGAAAACTTGGGTTTGAAAGAGCTTGCGCTTCAATACTTCGAACCCATGATATATAAAGATTTAGATACCCCAAAGAACGGTGCTTTGGCGGTGGAAGGAGAAGGCAGAAGCCACCTTCTAGAACTCTTTCGGGCCAGCATCTGCCCGACTGAAGTGTCTCAAAATAAGTTTCTCGTTAAGGAGCAGCACATGTTTCGTTCAGTATCTGAATTGAAAGAGTCTGGTGTCAAAGTCAAGAAGGCAGAAAACTGTCAACCGTTAGATGTAAGCTTTAAAAGGGGGATTCTGAAGATTGCTCCAGTGAACATGGATGACTACAGATTTACATTGTTTAGAAACATGGTGGCCTTTGAGCAATGCCACTTTGGCTGCAAACCACATGTAACGGCTTATGTTTTCTTTCTTGATAGGCTCATAAACTCTGGTGAGGACATAGGATTGCTTCATTATTCAGGTGTTTTGCAGCATACTCTAGGTGGAAACAAAAACGCAGCAAAACTGGTCAACAACCTTTGTAAAGAGGTAGCTGGGGCTGCCGATGACTCGTATTTACGCGATGTTCTTTGGAAGATCAATTGCTACTGCAATGATGGGTGGCATCAAAAGAGAGCGAAACTGAAGCATGAATATTTTTACAACGTTTGGGTATCAGTAGCGACCATTGCTGCAATTCGAGTAATTTACCTTACCATACTTCAAACAGTTTGGGAGCTCGGAGATGATGGTAACCGAACTCACATGCTCCGAACTGGCTTCTGGCGTTCGATGGCAGATGCTTTTGCTATACCATTTGGAGTTTCAAAGCCATCTGAGGATACACCGTTGCCTGTCAAAAATGAAGCTCAGATCTTGGATTGGTTCTTCAGTTATAAAGCATGTGATGACCGGAATTTCTTCTTCATGTGTTGTTAG